One Alteromonas sp. KC3 DNA segment encodes these proteins:
- a CDS encoding YeiH family protein, whose amino-acid sequence MNDLAVKCKNIWPGLGIATITGMAALFLSEHYNAPAMLFALLLGMAVSFLYQNDTPCACGIDFTASTLLRAGVVLLGLRIALGDLAVLGWQTALMLAFAIFTTIVLGVFLAKSLGLQKRFGALTGGSVAICGASAALAISTILPKGQNHERDTLLTVIGVTAMSTIAMILYPILSAQLGMNDTDAGIFLGGTIHDVAQVVGAGYSVSDSAGDMATLTKLVRVAMLMPVVLIMMLVIKRFYKADANAGEGDIPKMPMFLVGFILLMLLNSFVSLPTVVVETGTQVSRFFLVVSITAIGMKSNLGKLAEVGVLPIVMIITETLWIALLILGYLFLI is encoded by the coding sequence ATGAATGACTTAGCCGTTAAGTGCAAAAATATTTGGCCGGGGTTGGGTATTGCAACCATTACAGGAATGGCAGCACTCTTTCTTAGTGAGCATTACAATGCGCCGGCCATGTTATTTGCGCTACTGCTAGGTATGGCAGTGTCGTTTCTTTATCAGAACGATACGCCGTGTGCGTGTGGCATTGATTTTACCGCCAGCACATTGTTGCGAGCCGGTGTTGTTTTACTGGGGCTGCGGATAGCGCTTGGCGATCTTGCAGTACTCGGCTGGCAAACTGCCTTAATGCTCGCTTTTGCAATTTTTACAACGATTGTTTTGGGTGTTTTTCTTGCAAAGTCGCTAGGCTTACAAAAACGCTTCGGGGCATTAACGGGTGGCTCTGTTGCCATTTGTGGCGCTTCTGCGGCTCTGGCGATATCCACTATTCTTCCTAAAGGCCAAAATCACGAGCGAGATACCTTACTGACCGTTATTGGTGTGACTGCCATGTCCACAATTGCCATGATTTTGTACCCCATTTTATCTGCTCAATTAGGCATGAACGATACCGACGCCGGCATATTTCTTGGGGGCACCATTCACGATGTCGCCCAGGTGGTCGGCGCGGGTTATTCAGTGTCTGATAGTGCTGGTGATATGGCGACACTGACAAAGTTAGTTCGCGTCGCGATGCTGATGCCGGTGGTACTTATCATGATGTTGGTGATTAAACGCTTTTATAAAGCAGACGCCAATGCGGGTGAGGGGGATATTCCCAAAATGCCAATGTTTCTTGTTGGCTTTATCTTATTGATGCTGTTGAACAGTTTTGTGTCCTTGCCCACTGTGGTGGTTGAAACCGGTACACAGGTCTCTCGCTTTTTTTTGGTGGTATCGATAACCGCTATTGGCATGAAATCTAATTTAGGAAAGCTGGCCGAAGTTGGCGTCTTACCCATCGTTATGATTATCACAGAAACGCTTTGGATAGCGTTACTCATTCTGGGTTATTTGTTTCTAATTTAG
- a CDS encoding methyl-accepting chemotaxis protein — MRNNQPVTQKEYKFPKHHRLISSTDKRGVIKHCNQEFIEASGYSRDELIGKNHNLIRHPDMPPPVFKEMWRTLESGQSWLGLVKNRRKNGDHYWVSAFVTPVYEGNSISGYESVRVPALEGEIARASEVYARLQSGKSPIPATTQLSQMIGRLWPTLLIGVLLVISLGATSGLMPALIALGALLISTFAQDAKSRSEWNGVLSLSPESYSNDIVAQTYFPDAKHVAQAKLALGCELARTRTALTRIKDASAGLEAISNTTHEQAESTSAAVVQQNQATQQIASAVTQMSQAIQEVAERVESNAKSARSAAENVSTGNQKAEEAMQAIVSLRKAVESISETVTELAQSTSDIGEAANIISTIAEQTNLLALNAAIEAARAGEQGRGFAVVADEVRTLASKTRESTDKIHNIISELAERSDRAVRVSTEGLASAEHGSNIVEETRGALFEINNAVKGIADATVEMSSAVEEQSTVAEHINQQLVEVADGAAETQRSSEASLAASNDLKNTVNQVHELILRFSTNKRVGE, encoded by the coding sequence ATGAGAAACAACCAGCCGGTTACCCAAAAAGAATATAAATTCCCCAAACATCACAGGCTGATTTCGTCGACCGATAAACGCGGTGTTATTAAGCATTGTAACCAAGAATTTATTGAAGCGAGTGGATACTCCCGGGACGAACTTATCGGGAAAAACCACAACTTGATCCGTCACCCAGATATGCCCCCCCCTGTTTTCAAAGAGATGTGGCGTACACTGGAATCAGGCCAAAGCTGGCTTGGATTAGTAAAGAATAGACGTAAAAACGGCGACCATTATTGGGTGTCGGCGTTTGTAACACCCGTTTACGAAGGTAACAGTATTTCAGGCTACGAGTCAGTTCGTGTTCCTGCACTTGAAGGCGAAATAGCACGTGCAAGTGAAGTGTACGCCCGCTTACAAAGTGGCAAATCGCCTATTCCTGCCACGACACAGCTAAGTCAAATGATAGGCCGTTTGTGGCCAACGTTGTTGATAGGTGTGTTACTGGTCATATCGTTAGGCGCGACCAGTGGACTAATGCCAGCACTAATTGCATTGGGCGCACTTCTCATATCTACTTTTGCCCAAGATGCAAAATCGCGCAGCGAGTGGAATGGGGTACTTTCATTGAGCCCTGAAAGCTACAGCAACGACATTGTGGCGCAAACTTATTTTCCTGATGCGAAACACGTGGCGCAAGCTAAATTGGCCCTTGGTTGCGAGCTTGCAAGGACGCGAACGGCGCTAACGCGTATTAAAGACGCTTCTGCTGGGTTGGAAGCCATTTCAAATACGACGCATGAGCAAGCTGAAAGTACAAGTGCGGCGGTCGTTCAGCAAAATCAAGCGACACAACAAATAGCCTCTGCGGTAACGCAAATGAGCCAAGCTATACAAGAAGTCGCTGAGCGAGTAGAGAGTAACGCAAAAAGTGCGCGCTCTGCCGCTGAAAATGTCAGTACTGGTAATCAAAAAGCCGAAGAGGCTATGCAGGCCATTGTCTCATTGAGAAAAGCGGTTGAGTCGATCTCGGAAACCGTCACAGAGCTAGCGCAATCCACCAGCGACATCGGCGAGGCAGCCAACATAATTTCTACCATTGCTGAGCAGACAAACTTACTTGCACTAAATGCAGCCATTGAAGCAGCGCGCGCAGGCGAACAAGGTCGAGGCTTCGCTGTGGTAGCGGATGAAGTACGTACGCTGGCATCAAAAACCCGTGAGTCTACCGACAAAATTCACAATATAATCAGCGAGCTTGCCGAACGCTCAGACCGAGCCGTTCGCGTATCCACAGAAGGACTAGCGTCTGCTGAGCACGGCAGTAATATTGTTGAAGAAACCCGAGGAGCCCTGTTTGAAATCAACAATGCGGTTAAAGGGATAGCCGATGCCACCGTTGAAATGTCATCTGCTGTTGAAGAGCAAAGTACGGTGGCCGAACATATAAACCAACAACTCGTAGAAGTTGCTGATGGTGCAGCGGAAACGCAGCGTTCTTCTGAAGCGTCACTGGCAGCAAGTAACGACTTGAAAAACACGGTTAATCAAGTTCATGAGCTCATTTTACGTTTTAGTACCAACAAGCGCGTAGGCGAATAA
- a CDS encoding aldo/keto reductase, whose protein sequence is MDKIPEVGFGFWKVDKAICADTAYEAIKAGYRHLDCASDYGNEKEVGAGIKRAIEDGLCTRDELWITSKLWNTFHAPEHVELALDKTLADLQLDYLDLYLIHFPIAQKFVPIETRYPPEWFADPEADEPKMELAPVPLYQTWGAMESLADAGKVKQIGVCNYNTGLIHDLMAYARIKPAMLQIESHPYLTQERLIRLAKDYGLAVTAFSPLGALSYLELEMADQTESVLEQSVVKAAAKAHGKTPAQIVLRWGIQRGNAIIPKTSKVERMKENLALFDFTLSDDEMQAISGLNVNRRFNDPGHFCEAAFNRFHPIYD, encoded by the coding sequence ATGGATAAAATACCAGAAGTAGGCTTTGGCTTTTGGAAAGTAGATAAGGCGATTTGTGCCGATACTGCTTATGAAGCGATTAAGGCGGGCTATCGCCATTTAGATTGTGCGTCTGATTATGGCAACGAGAAAGAGGTGGGTGCGGGTATTAAGCGCGCCATTGAAGATGGTCTTTGTACCCGAGATGAACTTTGGATAACGTCAAAGCTCTGGAACACCTTTCATGCGCCAGAGCATGTGGAGTTGGCACTAGACAAAACACTGGCTGATTTGCAGTTGGATTATCTTGATTTGTATCTTATCCATTTTCCTATAGCGCAAAAATTTGTCCCTATTGAGACACGCTACCCGCCAGAGTGGTTTGCCGACCCTGAGGCCGACGAGCCTAAGATGGAACTTGCCCCTGTCCCGCTTTATCAGACGTGGGGAGCAATGGAATCATTAGCTGATGCAGGTAAAGTAAAGCAGATTGGTGTGTGTAACTACAATACAGGCCTCATCCATGATCTTATGGCCTACGCGCGCATCAAGCCCGCTATGCTACAAATTGAATCACACCCTTACCTAACTCAAGAAAGGTTAATTCGCTTAGCCAAAGATTATGGCCTTGCTGTAACAGCGTTCTCACCACTTGGCGCTTTATCGTATTTGGAATTAGAAATGGCTGATCAAACCGAGTCTGTGTTAGAGCAGAGTGTCGTAAAAGCAGCGGCAAAGGCCCACGGTAAAACACCAGCGCAGATTGTGTTGCGTTGGGGGATTCAACGTGGCAATGCCATCATTCCTAAAACGTCGAAAGTTGAACGTATGAAAGAGAATCTTGCATTGTTCGATTTCACCCTTAGCGATGATGAAATGCAGGCAATTTCTGGATTGAACGTTAACCGCAGATTTAATGACCCAGGTCACTTCTGTGAAGCTGCTTTCAATCGCTTCCACCCTATTTACGACTAG
- a CDS encoding TauD/TfdA family dioxygenase — protein sequence MKNVNQTSSVEYANVATQHHYNDDVFPQIVVNNGQCKTVADTVAFVNANQTELEAKLAKAGALLFRGFPIDSAEAFDVFSAGFGYPNFTYQESLSNAVRINFTERVFTANEAPKDVEIFLHHEMAQTPISPSKLFFFCQSAAEQGGATPLCRSDKLFEALKVENPSLASDFKEKGLKYTTTMPAANDANSGQGRSWKSTLSVETLEEAEAKLQELGYSWQWLEDGSLRAVTPVLPAVIELDDGAEVFYNQLIAAYMGWKGVREKPSSAITFGDGSAIPKDGLERVSELAEDFTFDLEWQDGDVAIVDNYRAMHGRRPYSGERKRVVLVALVASER from the coding sequence ATGAAAAACGTCAACCAGACCTCAAGTGTTGAGTATGCAAATGTCGCCACTCAGCATCATTACAATGATGATGTGTTTCCTCAAATCGTGGTAAATAACGGGCAATGCAAAACAGTGGCTGATACAGTGGCATTTGTAAACGCCAATCAAACTGAGCTAGAAGCCAAGCTTGCCAAGGCTGGAGCACTTCTGTTTCGCGGCTTCCCCATTGACTCCGCTGAGGCCTTTGACGTTTTTTCTGCTGGGTTTGGCTATCCAAATTTCACTTATCAAGAGTCTTTATCTAACGCGGTACGCATCAACTTTACCGAACGTGTTTTTACCGCCAACGAAGCGCCCAAAGACGTAGAGATTTTCCTGCATCACGAAATGGCGCAAACTCCCATTTCGCCCAGCAAGCTGTTTTTCTTTTGTCAGTCTGCTGCAGAGCAGGGCGGTGCTACGCCTCTTTGTCGTTCGGACAAATTGTTTGAAGCCCTAAAGGTAGAGAACCCATCACTTGCCAGCGATTTCAAAGAAAAAGGGTTGAAATACACCACAACAATGCCGGCTGCGAATGACGCTAATTCTGGCCAAGGTAGAAGTTGGAAAAGCACACTAAGTGTTGAGACACTTGAAGAAGCTGAAGCGAAACTACAAGAGTTAGGCTACAGCTGGCAGTGGCTGGAAGATGGAAGCTTAAGAGCGGTAACTCCTGTCTTACCTGCGGTGATCGAGTTAGATGATGGTGCTGAAGTGTTTTACAATCAGCTAATTGCTGCCTACATGGGGTGGAAAGGTGTTCGAGAAAAACCCTCGTCAGCCATTACATTTGGTGACGGCAGTGCTATTCCAAAAGACGGCTTAGAGCGAGTGTCTGAATTGGCAGAAGATTTTACCTTTGACCTAGAGTGGCAAGACGGTGATGTAGCCATTGTTGATAACTATCGCGCAATGCATGGTCGACGTCCCTATTCGGGCGAAAGAAAGCGCGTAGTTCTTGTGGCATTGGTAGCCTCAGAGCGATAA
- a CDS encoding methyl-accepting chemotaxis protein gives MFVSRSKYEEKEAQVRQLEARVQDAMDKVAALEAENAELLASVESAAQKSVQNDSVVMKCAVDALSQMAGIRETVLATYERIDAENQSSADINDIFSSSAATLKKIVSDMSGLNVQMGSMSERISGLSTTADNINKFVTTITSISDQTNLLALNAAIEAARAGDAGRGFSVVADEVRALATETNKSATEVSELVNGIIQSTSKAVSGVNELRGNNEQLEAGINELNGSYESMVQHCDSMKNTINDGALSTFIQTVKLDHVVWKADVYAVLCGYSQKAVSDFGDHTSCRLGRWYSENSGKPVSQNAAFRELEAPHAAVHKHGIAAMQAKLNGNTAEADAKLLEMEQASHRVMALLDRLAG, from the coding sequence ATGTTTGTTTCTCGCAGTAAATATGAAGAAAAAGAAGCGCAGGTTCGTCAGCTAGAAGCGCGCGTACAAGACGCTATGGACAAAGTTGCAGCGTTAGAAGCAGAAAATGCTGAGCTTTTGGCATCTGTTGAATCGGCTGCGCAAAAAAGCGTGCAGAACGATTCTGTTGTGATGAAATGTGCGGTAGATGCGTTGTCGCAAATGGCAGGTATCCGCGAAACTGTGTTGGCCACATATGAACGCATAGATGCTGAGAATCAATCTAGTGCCGACATTAATGACATTTTTAGCTCGTCAGCAGCCACGTTAAAGAAAATTGTGAGTGACATGAGCGGTCTTAATGTTCAAATGGGCAGCATGAGCGAACGTATTTCTGGCCTGTCGACAACGGCTGACAACATCAATAAATTTGTAACCACAATTACCAGTATTTCTGACCAAACAAACCTACTTGCACTTAATGCGGCAATTGAAGCGGCGCGAGCTGGTGATGCAGGCCGTGGGTTTAGTGTTGTGGCAGATGAAGTACGAGCACTTGCTACTGAAACCAATAAGTCGGCAACAGAAGTATCTGAACTCGTTAACGGCATCATCCAGTCAACGTCAAAAGCGGTATCAGGTGTTAATGAATTACGTGGTAACAATGAGCAGCTTGAGGCTGGTATCAATGAGCTGAACGGTAGCTATGAAAGCATGGTTCAGCATTGTGACAGCATGAAAAACACCATTAACGATGGCGCGTTGAGCACATTTATTCAAACTGTGAAGCTTGATCACGTTGTGTGGAAAGCCGACGTATATGCGGTGTTGTGTGGCTACAGCCAAAAAGCGGTATCTGACTTTGGCGATCATACAAGCTGTCGTCTTGGCCGTTGGTATAGTGAAAATTCAGGCAAGCCAGTTTCACAGAACGCTGCATTTAGAGAGTTGGAAGCGCCGCATGCAGCAGTTCACAAACACGGTATCGCTGCTATGCAAGCAAAACTTAATGGCAATACTGCCGAGGCTGATGCCAAGCTCTTAGAAATGGAGCAGGCCAGTCATCGTGTGATGGCATTGCTAGATAGGTTGGCAGGCTAA
- a CDS encoding GntR family transcriptional regulator, with protein MSTSQFDHKLGGPSLAFQPLYQQVAEYIKQLIVERRWQPGEMLPSEFKLADEFKVSQGTVRKALTLLTDTKIVTRRQGVGTFVSEHTAQDALFRFFPLQADGKGADLPKAELLSKEQIEPTEAVQEALAISAKDKVIKLKRRRILDNEFCMLETIYLPSKLFADIDKREDIPHTLYHFYQTDYNQTVFKTRDSIKAVLATKSDAKSLSVEKGAPLLLVTRVTESIDGKLIEYRESKCRTDHYHYQVELD; from the coding sequence ATGTCGACATCTCAATTTGACCACAAGCTTGGCGGTCCAAGTCTTGCTTTCCAGCCTTTGTACCAACAGGTTGCCGAGTATATAAAGCAACTTATTGTAGAGCGTAGGTGGCAACCTGGCGAGATGTTACCCAGTGAATTTAAACTTGCCGACGAATTTAAAGTGAGTCAGGGAACGGTGAGAAAGGCGCTTACGTTGCTCACTGATACAAAAATTGTGACCCGTCGACAAGGCGTCGGTACCTTCGTGTCTGAGCACACCGCCCAAGATGCACTCTTTCGCTTTTTTCCTCTGCAAGCTGATGGCAAAGGTGCTGACCTGCCAAAAGCAGAGTTGCTCAGTAAAGAACAAATTGAGCCTACTGAAGCAGTTCAAGAAGCGCTGGCTATTTCAGCAAAAGACAAAGTGATAAAGCTTAAGCGAAGACGTATTTTAGATAATGAATTCTGTATGTTAGAAACCATTTATCTACCAAGTAAGTTATTCGCCGATATTGATAAGCGCGAAGATATTCCGCATACGCTTTATCACTTCTACCAAACTGATTACAACCAAACCGTATTTAAAACGCGAGACAGTATCAAAGCTGTGCTGGCAACAAAGAGTGATGCAAAAAGCCTTTCTGTTGAAAAAGGTGCACCATTACTTTTAGTCACGCGCGTAACCGAATCTATCGACGGTAAGCTTATCGAGTATCGAGAGAGTAAATGCCGCACCGATCATTATCACTATCAAGTTGAGTTGGATTAA
- a CDS encoding sensor histidine kinase: MSGSYSAEQERIASLEARVNSLERQLKRQKIARKNAESFLESYSQDAYLANQALRKSLSDSKKRERELLYLNRTAAELTKSQSSKGFIHSALSSAVEFSGAYCGKALIVKDKKIVVGDDDSILMGKGKWQSNTDISALFRETLPLHLEESYEHWCISVVERPDTKQEARVLHFMHEVTKGEFAWLALLTNDDSLDEEMLFVLDTTKHYINFNSRYQSKKSLLTHQQDELSSIKKDRDSLEARLVSADKMAMLGQLAAGIAHEINNPIGYVRSNTVVAKEIFNDYQHALEDIGRLCNEAGGVLKDKFHECEKGYSLKESAAEIKEMFDESLEGIERIIEIVKALRSFSYPGSGKHVKLSAIESMNSAMKLTNNLHRYKNQVSLVAEHGDVAFMGNAGQIQQVLVNFLTNAIYATPEGKHIYLKVEKRVDKALLIVEDEGIGMSDDVLQKVFTPFFTTKPPGDGTGLGMSISMTIVEEHNGEICIQSEEGKGTQITLILPLV, encoded by the coding sequence GTGAGTGGTTCCTATTCTGCAGAGCAAGAGAGAATTGCTTCGCTTGAAGCTCGGGTCAATTCGTTAGAGCGTCAGCTAAAACGTCAAAAAATTGCACGAAAAAATGCAGAGTCCTTTCTAGAAAGTTATTCTCAAGATGCCTATCTGGCAAATCAAGCGCTTCGCAAGTCGCTAAGCGACTCGAAAAAGCGAGAGCGTGAACTTCTTTATCTCAATCGCACCGCAGCAGAACTTACCAAGTCGCAGAGCTCTAAGGGGTTTATTCATTCTGCATTGTCATCTGCGGTTGAATTCAGTGGCGCTTATTGTGGCAAAGCTCTCATTGTTAAGGATAAAAAAATCGTTGTCGGAGATGACGACAGCATCTTAATGGGCAAAGGTAAGTGGCAAAGCAATACTGACATTAGCGCATTGTTTCGCGAGACATTGCCTTTACATTTAGAGGAAAGCTATGAGCACTGGTGTATCAGTGTGGTAGAGAGGCCTGACACTAAACAAGAGGCTCGCGTGTTGCATTTTATGCACGAGGTAACTAAGGGGGAATTTGCCTGGTTAGCCTTGTTGACCAACGATGATAGCCTTGATGAAGAAATGTTATTTGTGCTGGACACCACAAAGCACTACATCAACTTTAACTCTCGTTATCAAAGTAAAAAAAGTTTGCTTACCCATCAGCAAGATGAACTGAGCTCTATCAAAAAAGATCGTGATTCATTGGAAGCGAGATTAGTTAGTGCAGACAAGATGGCAATGTTAGGACAACTTGCCGCAGGTATAGCTCACGAAATTAATAATCCTATCGGTTACGTAAGAAGTAACACTGTTGTAGCTAAGGAGATTTTCAACGACTATCAACATGCATTAGAGGACATAGGCAGACTATGTAACGAGGCCGGGGGCGTGCTAAAGGATAAGTTTCACGAATGTGAAAAAGGCTACTCGTTAAAGGAGAGTGCAGCTGAGATAAAGGAAATGTTTGATGAGTCGCTAGAGGGTATTGAGCGCATCATTGAAATAGTGAAAGCGCTGAGAAGTTTCTCCTACCCGGGCTCTGGAAAACACGTGAAGTTAAGTGCCATTGAGTCTATGAATTCAGCCATGAAACTCACCAACAATCTACATCGCTATAAAAACCAAGTGTCATTGGTGGCCGAGCACGGCGATGTGGCATTTATGGGAAATGCCGGGCAGATTCAGCAAGTGTTAGTGAATTTTTTAACTAACGCTATTTACGCAACTCCGGAAGGAAAGCATATCTATCTAAAAGTTGAAAAGCGTGTTGATAAAGCACTACTCATCGTCGAAGATGAAGGAATAGGTATGTCTGACGATGTCTTGCAGAAAGTGTTTACGCCTTTTTTTACCACCAAACCGCCCGGTGATGGCACCGGGCTAGGCATGTCCATTTCCATGACCATAGTTGAAGAACACAATGGCGAAATTTGTATACAAAGTGAAGAAGGTAAGGGCACGCAAATAACGCTTATTTTGCCATTAGTCTAA
- a CDS encoding sulfite exporter TauE/SafE family protein: MLLETLVTMFALLGLATVLQTLSGFGFGLMVVSSFTLFNIMPLTATTFLVSFLSLFNSVSLVIKNTHQVNKRAFSIMLLSGVPFMAVGYALLEYLSSNMTTWLNLLLGIAILSCCLLLLIKRTKAPASGRDSGFAIAGTVGGLLGGLFSTFGPPVVFQCYRQNWPINEIRFTLLAVFSVTALIRLCIVPFGTLPTYDVVIACACSIPVILIFTRVGRLLAAKVEPKTVRAIALAMLAISGLTLIVQNAPT, from the coding sequence ATGCTACTGGAAACACTCGTGACCATGTTTGCCCTGTTAGGTCTCGCTACCGTACTACAAACGCTTAGCGGCTTTGGGTTTGGCTTGATGGTAGTATCTAGCTTTACGTTATTTAATATTATGCCGCTGACAGCCACCACGTTTTTAGTCAGTTTCTTGAGCCTATTTAACTCTGTATCGCTTGTGATTAAGAACACACACCAAGTGAACAAGCGTGCCTTCTCAATAATGTTGTTAAGTGGTGTGCCATTTATGGCAGTCGGCTATGCGTTATTGGAGTATCTCTCTAGCAACATGACAACTTGGCTAAACTTATTACTCGGTATTGCCATACTCAGCTGTTGTTTGTTGCTTTTGATTAAAAGAACAAAAGCGCCCGCTTCTGGCCGAGACTCTGGTTTTGCGATAGCCGGCACTGTTGGCGGGCTTTTAGGCGGGTTGTTTTCGACATTTGGCCCTCCTGTTGTTTTCCAGTGTTATAGACAGAATTGGCCAATCAACGAAATTCGCTTTACGTTATTAGCGGTATTTAGTGTTACCGCACTTATTCGCCTATGTATTGTTCCTTTTGGCACACTACCTACTTATGACGTTGTGATCGCCTGCGCTTGTTCCATCCCGGTCATCCTGATTTTTACTCGCGTTGGTCGATTACTTGCCGCTAAAGTAGAACCTAAAACCGTTCGCGCCATCGCCCTTGCTATGCTTGCTATCAGCGGCCTGACTTTAATCGTACAAAATGCCCCTACCTAA
- a CDS encoding sulfite oxidase, with translation MKKRGLHELYAENPIEADKAVFGRTSDTLTRRGFLSGLKGLSILLGAEVVYGRFMPAGLIPAAFAQSDSPFTIEGKEGLVVLNDRPVNAETPAHLLDDAVTPAKHFFVRNNGIVPPNPNANSWSLTIEGESAKQSRTFTLDELKAEFTHYTYQLTLECGGNGRAEFSPAATGNQWTTGAVGCPRWTGVRLKDVLQAVGVKEDAVYIGYYGDDQHLSRTPGKAAISRGVPIHKAMEDESLIAWEMNGEPLPLMNGYPLRLVFGGWPASTSGKWLKKIVVRNKVHDGAKMLGKAYRVPCKPVAPGASVADEDMCIIEAMPVKSLITFPQSGSTHNVSEPLKIRGHAWCGESAVDNVHVSIDFGQTWQATTLTAPVNKHAWQHFDAKLRFPQQGYYEVWAKAVDKQGKAQPMVLPGWNPKGYLNNACHRIALKVV, from the coding sequence ATGAAAAAGCGCGGTCTTCATGAGCTTTATGCTGAAAATCCTATAGAAGCTGACAAAGCTGTTTTTGGCAGAACAAGTGATACGTTAACACGTAGAGGATTTCTCTCGGGACTAAAAGGGTTATCTATTTTACTTGGGGCCGAAGTGGTATACGGACGCTTTATGCCAGCAGGTCTTATTCCCGCTGCGTTTGCCCAAAGTGACTCGCCATTTACGATTGAAGGTAAGGAAGGATTAGTTGTACTCAATGACCGACCTGTCAATGCAGAAACGCCCGCGCATTTACTTGACGATGCGGTTACGCCTGCAAAACACTTTTTCGTGCGCAACAACGGCATAGTGCCACCAAACCCCAATGCCAATTCATGGTCACTTACAATCGAAGGGGAATCTGCAAAGCAGTCGCGAACCTTCACCCTTGACGAGTTGAAAGCCGAATTTACGCATTACACCTATCAACTTACATTAGAGTGTGGTGGCAATGGTCGTGCAGAATTCTCTCCCGCTGCAACAGGTAATCAGTGGACAACGGGAGCGGTAGGGTGTCCTAGATGGACGGGAGTTCGTTTGAAAGACGTTCTACAGGCTGTCGGTGTAAAAGAAGATGCAGTGTACATTGGCTACTACGGAGACGATCAGCACTTGAGTCGCACACCAGGGAAAGCAGCAATATCCCGAGGTGTACCTATTCATAAAGCCATGGAAGATGAGTCGTTAATAGCGTGGGAAATGAATGGTGAGCCCTTACCGCTGATGAATGGCTACCCGCTGCGATTGGTGTTTGGCGGCTGGCCCGCTTCAACTTCCGGAAAGTGGCTTAAAAAAATAGTCGTACGCAATAAAGTTCACGACGGCGCGAAAATGCTTGGTAAAGCCTACCGCGTCCCGTGCAAACCTGTAGCGCCGGGTGCGTCTGTTGCCGACGAAGACATGTGTATTATTGAAGCGATGCCGGTGAAATCGCTCATCACTTTCCCTCAATCAGGAAGTACCCACAATGTGTCTGAACCACTGAAAATAAGAGGGCATGCATGGTGTGGTGAGAGTGCGGTAGATAACGTACACGTGTCTATCGACTTTGGGCAAACGTGGCAAGCTACTACCTTGACCGCCCCGGTAAATAAACACGCATGGCAACACTTTGACGCTAAGCTTCGCTTTCCTCAGCAAGGGTATTACGAGGTGTGGGCGAAAGCTGTAGATAAGCAAGGTAAAGCGCAACCCATGGTGTTACCAGGATGGAACCCTAAAGGGTATTTGAATAATGCATGTCACCGTATAGCACTTAAAGTGGTGTAG